GCCGCGACGAGGCAGCGGCCACCCTGCTGGCCGACATCGCCACGCACGGCTGCTACTACGGCGTGGTCTGCAATGCCGGGCTGGCCCGCGACGCGGCGTTCCCGGCCATGACCGGCGCCGAGTGGGACGAGGTGGTGCACACCAACCTCGACGCCTTCTACAACGTGCTCAACCCGGTGGTGATGCCCATGGTGCAGCGCCGCCAGCCCGGCCGCATCGTCACGCTGTCGTCGGTTTCCGGGCTGGTCGGCAACCGCGGGCAGGCCAACTACAGCGCCGCCAAGGCGGGCATCATCGGCGCCACCAAGGCGCTTGCCATCGAACTGGCCAAGCGCGCCATCACGGTCAACTGCGTCGCGCCCGGCCTGATCGACACCGACATGGTCGAGCCGCACGTGCGCGAGGAAGCGCTGCGCCTGATCCCGGCGCGGCGCATGGGCACGCCGGACGAGGTTGCTGCCACCGTGGCCTTCCTGCTGTCGCCCGATGCCGGCTATATCACGCGGCAGGTGATTTCGGTCAACGGCGGGATGTTCGGGTAAGGACGCGAAGATCCAATGAACGCGGTGAGCATCTTCTTCCTGCAGGCCATGCTGGTGGTCGCCCTGCCCTACCTGCTGTGGCGCGGGGCAGGCCTGCAGGCCGCCTTTCCGCTGGTGGCCGTGCAGGTGCTGGCCGGCATCATGCTCGGGCCGTCCGTATTCGGCCAGCTGGCGCCACAGGGCTGGTCGGCGCTGTTCGGCCCCGATCACTTGCCGATGCTGTCCGGCCTGCAATGGCTCGCCGTGACGCTGTTCTGCTTCCTGACCGGCCTGCATTTGCGCGAAGACGCGGCGACGACGCACTGGCATGACACCTTGCGTATCTCGCTGGGCAGCATCGCCGCGCCGTTCGTGCTCGGCGGCGTAACGGGGTGGTGGATGATCCGCGCCGGCTGGCCGGTGGCCGGCGAGCATGCCGATCCTTACTGGTTCGCCTGTGCGATGGGCATCTGCACCGCGGTCACCGCGCTGCCCGTGCTGGGCGCGCTGCTGCGCGAGATGCGGCTCACCGGCACCCCGCTGGGCCAGCTTGCGCTGCGCTGCGCGGCGGTCAACGACGCATGGGTGTGGTTGTTCCTGACGCTGGTGCTGCTGCAGCAGGGCAGCCAGCAAGGCGCCAGCGTGCTGGCCATCGGCGCGCGCGCCGTGGCCTATCTCGCCTTCATGTTCGGCGCGGTGCGCCCCGCGCTCGCCTGGCTGCTGCGCCACCGCGCGCAGGAGACGGAGCTGCTGCTGGCGGTGGCGTTCTTCCTCGTGCTGGCGTCGGCGTTCCTGGGCGAGCTGGCCGGACTGCACCACGTGATGGGCGGCTTCGTCGCCGGCCTGGTCTGGCCGTCGCAGGCGGCACAGCGCGTGCGCCAGCAGCTGGAGCCGATGACGGTGGTGGTGCTGTTGCCGTTCTTTTTCCTCGCCGCCGGGCTGCGGACCGAAATTTCGCTGCAGGAGCCGATGACACTGTGGATCGCCGCGCTGTCCCTGGTCGTCGCCATCGCCGGCAAGATGGCCGGCGTTGCGCTGCCGGCGTTGCGCGCGGGCATGGGCTGGCGCAAGTCGCTCGCCCTGGGCGCGTTGCTGCAGACCA
This genomic window from Cupriavidus sp. P-10 contains:
- the fabG gene encoding 3-oxoacyl-ACP reductase FabG → MTNPTVLVTGSSRGIGRAIALRLARDGYDVVVHCRARRDEAEAVADAVRAHGSRSRVLCFDVSRRDEAAATLLADIATHGCYYGVVCNAGLARDAAFPAMTGAEWDEVVHTNLDAFYNVLNPVVMPMVQRRQPGRIVTLSSVSGLVGNRGQANYSAAKAGIIGATKALAIELAKRAITVNCVAPGLIDTDMVEPHVREEALRLIPARRMGTPDEVAATVAFLLSPDAGYITRQVISVNGGMFG
- a CDS encoding cation:proton antiporter: MNAVSIFFLQAMLVVALPYLLWRGAGLQAAFPLVAVQVLAGIMLGPSVFGQLAPQGWSALFGPDHLPMLSGLQWLAVTLFCFLTGLHLREDAATTHWHDTLRISLGSIAAPFVLGGVTGWWMIRAGWPVAGEHADPYWFACAMGICTAVTALPVLGALLREMRLTGTPLGQLALRCAAVNDAWVWLFLTLVLLQQGSQQGASVLAIGARAVAYLAFMFGAVRPALAWLLRHRAQETELLLAVAFFLVLASAFLGELAGLHHVMGGFVAGLVWPSQAAQRVRQQLEPMTVVVLLPFFFLAAGLRTEISLQEPMTLWIAALSLVVAIAGKMAGVALPALRAGMGWRKSLALGALLQTKGLVEVVVLTVLLDARVISTTAFSGLLLMALASTLLARPLTLLVTHGRLR